TTGAATCACCATAGAATAGAGAAAAAAATACCATCAAACACTTTTTAAATTATATTTATATGTTTTTTTATTCAATATTCAATGATTAATTATCCTATAAACCTTTATAAATACATGGATATCTTAGCTAATAAACTGCTGAATAGTTTTTAGAATCGACTATTCCATACCAAAAAAGATCAAAACATTCTTTGTTGATTGAATGCTCTGATCTTTTTGGTTAAAAGTGACTCATTTTTTTCATTCGGTAATAACTATAGCGGATCATTGATAAGATTAACACGATTGGGTACATAAATAACGTGACAGCAAGCCATTCTAAGCTGAATACAGAAATGAATGATATGTGATTAGTAACAGCATAAATCAACGGCATAACGATTGCTAGCACCCCATAATATACACTCATCTCAAATACTACTGTTTTATACAAACGCTTCATAACTCATTTCCCCAATCTCTTTTGACTTTATTTAGTGGTATCTCTCTTTGTCTTTTTTCTACTATTTCATTGTACTTTTTTTTCTTGAGAGATACATCCATCTATGGTCTGAGATTCATCTAAGCAATTTGATCTTCACGTTGTACTGCCCTTATTCTTTTCGCCATTTTGTTTATTCAAACTATGACTATTTAGTTTTATAATGTAGACGGATAGGCATAACGCGGATACAAGCGTCACGACAGAAGATACTCTTTGAATTGTAGTTCCTTCATATTTAAAAGTTAAGCGTCCAGTCCCATTCACCTCTACTTCGCAAAAACCATACGGAATCTCGCTTTTCTTTATTTGGCTAACGGTAGCTTGACCTTCCACTTCTACTTGATATCCTTTATAATAAACAATCGGAAAGAGCAACCTTGTTTTTTTCGTTTCTTGAAAATCCAGTGTCATGGCATCATAATTTCGCTTTAGATTATTAACCTTAGATGAAGATGGTTCAATGATTAACTCGTGAGGATTCATCATATATTTAAAACCACTAGGCAAATATTCACGCCCATATCCCACTATCTCCGGATTTACTTTTGCAAAAAACGAATAAGGAACATGCCGACCTTTTTCAAACATTGTTGTTTTTAATCCCACCTGATAAAAGAGGCATGAAGTAAAAAGTAGTAACCCAATTACAGGTAAGTACGATCGTTGAATTATCTTTTTTTGCGGAAGCAACTGCTCTAATTCTTCGCTAATAAGCCAGCTCATGCACAATGTTACGATCGTAAAGAAACGCCAAGGAAATTGAATACTATTTAGTAGCGTCTGATTAAACAAGCGGTAAGGAAAATAACTGGTAGATAAAAATAAAAATAGATAACTAATAAACAATAATTGTTTCCCTGTTAATGAACGTTTTTTTCCCTTGAACAAAAAGACAGCCATCATAATAAAATTAAAGATTCCTAAATTATTAAACCCGATATTCTGCCATGCATTTTTTAAATAATAGGATAACGGACGAGCTGTTTTTTCTAAATAAAACATCGGATCTGTTTGCACCATTAATTTTTGAAATTGCAGTTGCTCCAGCATGGGAAAGAAATACATAGCAACTAAGCAAAGTGTACTAAATGCGGTAATGACCAAATACAATATCCTTTGTTTCTCCTGTATTAATTTTTTCCAGTTTAAAAGCAAAAATACGATGATAAACAAACAAAAGATAAAAGCTGTAATCAAGTGGCTAGCAAACATCAATGTCATTCCGATCATCAAAAAGTAAAATTGCTTGTAGTCTTCATTAACAATTTTCAACAATCCAATAAATGCGATTGGAAGAATCATTAACGCTAAAACTTCTCCCAAAGCTGCCCTAAAAATCACATCACTTATACGATAAGAAGCTAAACTATAAAGCAATGCAAATAATATACTTTTTTGTCTATTTCTACTCCACAAATGAAAAGAATGGTAACTTATAACAAACGTTAGAAAATTGATTCCGATTAGATAGACGACATATGATTGAGCGATCGTTAATCCTGTTAGTCTTAGTAATGCAGCGGGGTATAGAAGTAAATCTGGATAAAAAATATTCGAGGCATACCCCATACCATTCAAGAAAAAGTAATTGATTTTAGGAAAGTAGTCTCCACTTAATATCGACATCTTTAATCCTTCAATACGCCCTAGATGAAACTGAATGTCATCCCCTAAAAATAGTTGTTGTTGATGAATCATTGATAGATAAATACTGCTGATACTCAAGGCTAAGAACAGACTATATAGTAATAGGAGAAAAAGAGTTTTCTTTTGTTTAATAGATTTCAATTTATCCCCCCCTACTCTTTTTTTTATATTTCTTCTATATGTTTTCATCAATTACATCCGTGATATAGAAATATAATTGATTGATATGTTCCTCATTATCAAGTTCTACAGCTATCGATTTTTGTAGTTCATTAGCGTCTTTAGCCGCTTCAATGTTTTCATAAACTTGTAAAACAGAACCTTTTAGCTTTCCTTTATCTTTCTTCATCAACGCATGAAGGTCATCCAAATTTTTTCCAAGACTTATATTTATTAAACTACTAACATCCTTGATTGTTTCATCTAGATCATTTTTAGGTAATTGTCTTTCTTTAGATGGATTTGAAATCGTCAATGTTTGATTTTTTAATGTAACTAGCTTTTTTTTCTGGTCAAACTGGTAGTCAAAATCGATATAAGTAAATATTTTCAATTCATCTTGCTGATAATACTTATTGATTCCTCTAAAATAAAGACTTTCTCCATCTGTTGTTATTGAATACTCGGTTGGCGCTAAATGAGTATTCGCTGTCACAAAATGCTTATCAAAGACAATTTGAATATCCTTATAGTAGCTTGGTAGTTCTACTGAAAATTTTTCTTTCAGTAATTTTTTTACTTCTTTTTCATCTAACTTTCTATACTCAAATTTCCCAAATGGTTTTTCTTTTTCTCCTTGCCATGTTAAAGGTTTGTCTTTTGCATTCAAAATGTCATGACCGTTGGATGCTGTACATCCACTTAACATAAGAATCAGAAGGACAAACAGCACCATTTTTAATTTTTTTTTCATAACTTATCCTCTCTAACAGTCATTATTCTGGTAAATCAATAGGTTGTGCTGGATGATCTTTAAATTCTTCTTTTGAAAAGTTCAATACAACTCGCTTATCATCATTTGCTAATTCATAAACAAATGCCGCCTCTACCATCTGGTCTTTCTCAACAGGTTCCGCGCCTTTTTTAATCAGCTCCTTGACATCTAATTCAGGATTTTCTTTTGAAAGATTTCCTTTAGTCAATACTTGTTCAGCTTGCGTAGCAGTGATCAGTTTTTGGTTTTCCTCAGGAATCATGGCTTCTTCTTTTTTATTGGTGAATCGATAGCGAATCACTAAAAGAGAATTTTTATCTCCATCTGGCAATTTCATTACTCCATCAATCAAAATAGACATGTTTTCATTTTCAATTTTTATTTCATCTCCACCTTCAGAGTCTTCAGTTTGTTCAGTAGTCAATGAATCCCCTGCCTTAGCATCTTTTTCAACTAAAGTTTCCACACTAGCATCGATTATTTTAGATCTTTCTTTATAATCGCCATCATTTGCAGAATAAAAAATCATTTCTACAAAACCATGGCTAGTTTCGACATAATAAAAATGTGCCCAAACATCTTTGTCCTTAAATTTAGTATTTAGAGTGTATTTTACCGCTGGCTGTTTATTAATTTGATACTCTTGCATATATACACCAGACAATTCTTTGTAATTGTATCGCTTTTGCAATTCAACCCTAGTCTTTTTGGCAAAATCTTGACGGTTTACTTCTGATTTTAAATACGTCAAAATAAATACATGGGAATTACTTTTAGTGTCTTCTCCCCCATATACTGCTTGCCGATTATATGCTTCTTTCCCCGCCTCATCTGTTTTCCATGAGGAAGGCAAATTAATTTCATAGGTTACTCCTTGACCAGAAAATGTCGTCGCTTCTTTAGACAAGTTCTTTGAGCAACCTGTCAACAAAATCATAAAAAAACAGATCATAAAGATTTTTCTATACGTAC
This sequence is a window from Enterococcus sp. 7F3_DIV0205. Protein-coding genes within it:
- a CDS encoding YfhO family protein is translated as MKSIKQKKTLFLLLLYSLFLALSISSIYLSMIHQQQLFLGDDIQFHLGRIEGLKMSILSGDYFPKINYFFLNGMGYASNIFYPDLLLYPAALLRLTGLTIAQSYVVYLIGINFLTFVISYHSFHLWSRNRQKSILFALLYSLASYRISDVIFRAALGEVLALMILPIAFIGLLKIVNEDYKQFYFLMIGMTLMFASHLITAFIFCLFIIVFLLLNWKKLIQEKQRILYLVITAFSTLCLVAMYFFPMLEQLQFQKLMVQTDPMFYLEKTARPLSYYLKNAWQNIGFNNLGIFNFIMMAVFLFKGKKRSLTGKQLLFISYLFLFLSTSYFPYRLFNQTLLNSIQFPWRFFTIVTLCMSWLISEELEQLLPQKKIIQRSYLPVIGLLLFTSCLFYQVGLKTTMFEKGRHVPYSFFAKVNPEIVGYGREYLPSGFKYMMNPHELIIEPSSSKVNNLKRNYDAMTLDFQETKKTRLLFPIVYYKGYQVEVEGQATVSQIKKSEIPYGFCEVEVNGTGRLTFKYEGTTIQRVSSVVTLVSALCLSVYIIKLNSHSLNKQNGEKNKGSTT
- a CDS encoding DUF5067 domain-containing protein, producing the protein MKRTYRKIFMICFFMILLTGCSKNLSKEATTFSGQGVTYEINLPSSWKTDEAGKEAYNRQAVYGGEDTKSNSHVFILTYLKSEVNRQDFAKKTRVELQKRYNYKELSGVYMQEYQINKQPAVKYTLNTKFKDKDVWAHFYYVETSHGFVEMIFYSANDGDYKERSKIIDASVETLVEKDAKAGDSLTTEQTEDSEGGDEIKIENENMSILIDGVMKLPDGDKNSLLVIRYRFTNKKEEAMIPEENQKLITATQAEQVLTKGNLSKENPELDVKELIKKGAEPVEKDQMVEAAFVYELANDDKRVVLNFSKEEFKDHPAQPIDLPE